The nucleotide sequence GCTAAAAAGGGTGCTGAAGAGCCCGTTACGATCATCGAAGATACAACTGTATACGCTTGCGAATCCGAGTCCTGCAACGGCTGGATGAGAAAAGATTTTTCAACGGAAGATCTGTCATGTCCGATGTGCGGAAGCACGATGGCAGAAGAAGTGCGTGAACTTCCTCAAATTAAAATGGATTATAATCCTTTCAGTAAATAAGTGCAGGCTGCCTTTAACGGCAGCCTATTACTTTTGGTAAAGGTCAGGCAGGCAGTTTATCTTGCACGAAAGCAGAGCTGCAGCAAGATGGTCTGTTGACGAAAACTGCAAAAATTTGTTATAATGAAAAGACGCTATTCACTGGGTATAAAGAGTCATCACGTCAAGGGTACTTTTTATAAGCAGTGAATTTTTTTTTGTCATCACGTTTATGATTTTCTGTAAACATTGATAAGATCAGAGAGGAGAGTCATGAATGTACAGGAAAAAGCCTGAAGAAATTATAACTGAAGAAACGAAGGTGTGGATCTGCTCATCAGACAGCTGTAAAGGATGGGTCAGAGACAACTTCAAAAGCAGCGAAAGCGAGATTCCGGTCTGCCCGCTTTGCAAGAGCGAAATGAAATCAAGCACGAAAGAACTTGAAGTCATTAATAACCATAAAAAATATTAAGAACTCCATAACGGAGTTTTTTTTATTTCAGCAAAAGTTGATTTTCACCAATTTCATAGCCAGAAAGAATGATCCCATGTAAAATAATAAGAAAAAACGTTAACTGGAGTGAGTTTAAGGTGCTAGATCAGGCAAAAGAACACTTGAAGCATTATTTCGGCTATTCCGCATTCAGGCCGGGACAGGAAGAAATCATTACAAATGTCCTTAATGGAAGGCATGCAGCAGGGATTATGCCCACTGGAGGCGGAAAGTCGATCTGCTACCAGATTCCGGCTCTGATCCTGCCGGGAATTACCCTCGTCATTTCTCCGCTTATCTCCTTAATGAAAGATCAAGTTGATTCACTTGAACAAGCAGGCATTAAAGCGACCTTCCTGAACAGCACCCTATCCCATTCGGAAACATCATCAAGGCTTGCAGACTTAAAAAATGGCCTCTATACCATTCTTTATATTGCTCCTGAAAGGCTCGAATCGCCGGTTTTTATGGAGCAGCTCGCGTCGATGGACGTTTCGCTTGTCGCTGTAGACGAAGCTCATTGTATTTCTCAGTGGGGCCATGATTTCCGCCCAAGCTATTTAAAAATAACGGATTTGAAAACATCCCTTCCTTCAAACCCTGTTTTTCTTGCGCTGACTGCAACCGCCACACCTCAGGTAAGGGAAGACATCTGCAGCACTCTCGGCATATTGAGTGAGCATACTACTGTAACTGGATTTGAAAGAGAAAACCTTTCGTTTCGCGTAAGCAGAGACGGGGACAGGCTTCCCTTTTTAGAGAAGTACATTGCCGGCCGCAGTGAAGATACAGGCATTATTTATACGGCCACTCGAAAGGTTGCAGATCAGCTGTATGAACGTCTCCTAAAGAAGGGCATCAGAGCGGGGAAATATCATGGAGGAATGAGCGATGCAAATAGGAGCATTGCCCAGGATCTATTTCTAAATGACGACGTTCAGGTCATGATTGCAACAAATGCATTCGGCATGGGCATCAATAAATCAAATGTGCGCTATGTCATCCACTTTCAAATGCCGAAAAATATGGAAAGCTACTACCAGGAAGCGGGAAGGGCAGGCCGTGACGGGCTTGAAAGTGAATGCATTCTTTTATTCTCTGCACAAGATGTTCAGGTTCAGCGCTATTTGATCGATCAGTCATCCTTTCATAAGGAAAGACAGCATTCTGAGCTCGTTAAACTGCATCAAATGCGTGATTTTTGCTACACGGAAGGCTGTCTTCAATCCTACATACTGACCTATTTCGGGGACGAAGCAGCTGAGCCATGCGGAAAATGCAGCAACTGCAAAGATGAGCGGACAAGCGAGGATGTATCAAAAGAAGCCCAAATGGTTTTATCTTGTATGATCCGCATGGGGCAGAAATTCGGGAAAACGATGATCAGCCAGGTGCTGACTGGTTCATCCAGCAAAAAAATCAGGGATTTTAACTTTCATGAACTGTCCACCTACGGGATCCTGAAACATAAAACAGCAAAAGAAGTCAGTGAATTTATTGATTTTCTGACCTCTGAACAGTATATTTCGATAACAGGCGGACAGTTTCCGGTGCTTATCATCGAGGAGAAGGGGCTGCAGGTTTTAAAAGGCCTGGAAACCGTTACTAGAAAAGAGCAAACTCGGATTGTTCAAAAGGCTCCTGATGACGAGCTTTTCCTTGTGCTCAAGGCTGTAAGGAAGCAGCTGGCTGAAGAAGAAAATGTTCCTCCGTTTGTCATCTTTTCAGATAAAACGCTGAAGGATATGAGTCTTCAGAAACCGGAAACGCCGGAAGCATTCCTCTCTGTCCAGGGAGTAGGAGAAGTGAAACAACAAAAATACGGCCGTATTTTTACAGATGCGATTTCAGCCTTTTTGAAGGATCTTCCTGAAAAAGAAGAGCCCGTGCGAGTAAAGAAAGAGCGGAAAGAATCTTCGCATCTTGATACATTGAAGCTTTATCAGGAAGGCTTATCTGTCAAAGAAATAGCCGGAAAAAGGGATTTGTCGCCATTAACAGTTGAAAATCATCTGCTGCGCTGCGCGAAGGAAGGTCTGGATATAGACACGGAAAGCTGGGTGCCCGATGAATATGCTGGCGAGATAGAAGCGGCGATTAACGAACACGGGACAGCTGTGCTGAAACCTATAAAAGAAAGTCTCCCAAGTGATGTGACCTATTTTATGATTAAAGCTGCCATTGTAAAAAGAGAGAGCATGAAAGAAGTTCAATGATCAAAAAAAGCTGACACCAGTCAGCTTTTTTTTGATCTATTTAAGAGAGAAAACTTTCTTCAAGTTCTTCAATCAGGGAACCTGCATAAGCGACTGCCTGTCTGATTGAGTCAGGGCTGGTCATGTCGACGCCTGCTTCTTTAAGGAGCTCTACCGGTTTTTTGCTTCCGCCGGATTTCAGGACGTTCAACCATCTGTCGACAGCAGGCTTTCCTTCATCTTCAATGAATTGAGAGACAAGTGTTGAGGCTGTCAATCCTGCCGAATATGTGTACGGATATAAGCCCATGTAATAATGCGGCTGCCTCATCCATGTAAGCGATGCCCCCTCATCAAGTGTGACAGAATCTCCCCAGAAGGAGGAAAGGACATCTCTTTTATGGCTTGAAAGCATGTTCGCTGTAATTGGCTGCCCTTTTTCAGCGGCGTCATAAACCCGGCGCTGAAATTCGCCTTCCAGAAGGTGAGTCACAAAATTATGATAATAAGTCCCGAGAAGCTGCAGGATCACCCATCTTCTCATCCGCTTATCCTGAGTCTTTTTCAGCAGGTGTCTTCCAAGCAGCATTTCATTAAGGGTTGACGGCGCCTCGACGAAATACGTGGAAGGACGTGTATTCATAATCCGCTGATGCTTATTGGCCAGGTAGAAATGACCTGCATGGCCAAGCTCATGGGCAAGCACAAAAGCGCCTCTCATCGTATCCTGCCACGTCATTAAAATATAAGGGTGAACGCCATATGGACTTGAACAGAACGCGCCGGTTGATTTCCCGACGTTATCAGCAAGATCGACCCATCTCTCAGACAGCGCTTTTTTCATAATCTGAGTGTACTCAGGCCCCATCACTTCAAGTGCTTCAAGAATCAAGTCGCTTGCTTCCTGATAGGTTGTTTTCGGGCTGAATTCAGTGTCAAGAGGTGCCTTTAAGTCGCAAAAGCGCAGTTCATCAAGCTTCAGAACGCGCTTTTTAAGCGCAGCGAATCTCCTCATATGAGGTGCGAGTTCTGTCTGAATGATATCAAGCTGATTGTGGTACATCTCATTTGTGACATGCTGAGGTTTAAGCAGCATGTCGGTGACAGACGGATAGTTTCTGAGACGTGATAAAGCTACCTGTTTTTTTACTTCTGCCGCATAGGCGGATGCGACTGTGTTTTTGTAGTTTTTAAGAGTAGAAACAAACGAGTCGTATGCCTTTCTCCTCACGTATGTATTAGATGAAAATTCATATCTGTCTTCATAAAGAGCGAATGAATTCGAAAGCAGATTGCCGTCTTCATCTTCGACAGATTCAAATGTCATATCTGCAAGCTTGGCATTCTGATAGATTTTGTAAGGTGCCCCGTGTATCTCTCCGAGTGAAGCAAGAACTCTTTCTGTTTCTTCTGAAAGACGATGGGGTCTTAATTCGCCTAATTCCTGCAGTTTTCTTGAAAATGGCTGGAGCCTGTTTTCTTCTTTCATAAAAGCTTCAATTGTTTCTTCCGGAAGGCTGAGAAGTTCTGACTCAATGAAGGATGTTTTTCCCTGCACTCCTGACAGCAAGGCTGCAAACAGCGAGGAGTTTGCCTGGTTGTCAGGGCAGGTTCCATCTGCCGATTGAAGGAGGCTGATGTATGTTCCCGCTCTGACAAGCTT is from Bacillus sp. FSL H8-0547 and encodes:
- the pepF gene encoding oligoendopeptidase F; translation: MEKVIEKRLSRTEVPEALTWNLEDLYDSQADWEKELAAIEQDAAELAEFQGTLGNSAASLLACLEAEEHLSKKLVRAGTYISLLQSADGTCPDNQANSSLFAALLSGVQGKTSFIESELLSLPEETIEAFMKEENRLQPFSRKLQELGELRPHRLSEETERVLASLGEIHGAPYKIYQNAKLADMTFESVEDEDGNLLSNSFALYEDRYEFSSNTYVRRKAYDSFVSTLKNYKNTVASAYAAEVKKQVALSRLRNYPSVTDMLLKPQHVTNEMYHNQLDIIQTELAPHMRRFAALKKRVLKLDELRFCDLKAPLDTEFSPKTTYQEASDLILEALEVMGPEYTQIMKKALSERWVDLADNVGKSTGAFCSSPYGVHPYILMTWQDTMRGAFVLAHELGHAGHFYLANKHQRIMNTRPSTYFVEAPSTLNEMLLGRHLLKKTQDKRMRRWVILQLLGTYYHNFVTHLLEGEFQRRVYDAAEKGQPITANMLSSHKRDVLSSFWGDSVTLDEGASLTWMRQPHYYMGLYPYTYSAGLTASTLVSQFIEDEGKPAVDRWLNVLKSGGSKKPVELLKEAGVDMTSPDSIRQAVAYAGSLIEELEESFLS
- the recQ gene encoding DNA helicase RecQ — its product is MLDQAKEHLKHYFGYSAFRPGQEEIITNVLNGRHAAGIMPTGGGKSICYQIPALILPGITLVISPLISLMKDQVDSLEQAGIKATFLNSTLSHSETSSRLADLKNGLYTILYIAPERLESPVFMEQLASMDVSLVAVDEAHCISQWGHDFRPSYLKITDLKTSLPSNPVFLALTATATPQVREDICSTLGILSEHTTVTGFERENLSFRVSRDGDRLPFLEKYIAGRSEDTGIIYTATRKVADQLYERLLKKGIRAGKYHGGMSDANRSIAQDLFLNDDVQVMIATNAFGMGINKSNVRYVIHFQMPKNMESYYQEAGRAGRDGLESECILLFSAQDVQVQRYLIDQSSFHKERQHSELVKLHQMRDFCYTEGCLQSYILTYFGDEAAEPCGKCSNCKDERTSEDVSKEAQMVLSCMIRMGQKFGKTMISQVLTGSSSKKIRDFNFHELSTYGILKHKTAKEVSEFIDFLTSEQYISITGGQFPVLIIEEKGLQVLKGLETVTRKEQTRIVQKAPDDELFLVLKAVRKQLAEEENVPPFVIFSDKTLKDMSLQKPETPEAFLSVQGVGEVKQQKYGRIFTDAISAFLKDLPEKEEPVRVKKERKESSHLDTLKLYQEGLSVKEIAGKRDLSPLTVENHLLRCAKEGLDIDTESWVPDEYAGEIEAAINEHGTAVLKPIKESLPSDVTYFMIKAAIVKRESMKEVQ
- a CDS encoding cold-inducible protein YdjO-related protein; the encoded protein is MYFAKKGAEEPVTIIEDTTVYACESESCNGWMRKDFSTEDLSCPMCGSTMAEEVRELPQIKMDYNPFSK
- a CDS encoding cold-inducible protein YdjO-related protein; translated protein: MYRKKPEEIITEETKVWICSSDSCKGWVRDNFKSSESEIPVCPLCKSEMKSSTKELEVINNHKKY